A stretch of Tenrec ecaudatus isolate mTenEca1 chromosome 2, mTenEca1.hap1, whole genome shotgun sequence DNA encodes these proteins:
- the NMUR2 gene encoding neuromedin-U receptor 2 isoform X2, whose protein sequence is MEKHENGSWIQQKGLEDSLRNYLNSTEDYLTFLCGPRRSHLFLPVTVVYALIFVVGVVGNLLVCVVILRHQTMKTPTNYYLFSLAVSDLLVLLLGMPLEVYEMWHNYPFLFGPVGCYFKTALFETVCFASILSVTTVSVERYVAILHPFRAKLESTRRRALRILAVVWSFSVLFSLPNTSIHGIKFQYFPNGSLVPGSATCAVIKPLWIYNFIIQVTSFLFYILPMTVISILYYLMGLRLKKNQFLEEEEMTANIQRSTRKSVTNMLFVLVLVFAICWTPFHIDRLFFSFVEEWTESLAAVFNLIHVVSGVFFYLSSAVNPIIYNLLSHRFRAAFRNVISPSCKHCHYQDPPQDPPAQRNTLLTECHLMELIEDSVPQFPCQSSFFSAQLSTAF, encoded by the exons ATGGAAAAACATGAGAACGGTTCATGGATCCAACAGAAAGGGCTGGAAGATTCACTCAGGAACTACCTGAACagcacagaggactacctgacctTCCTCTGTGGACCCCGGCGCAGTCACCTCTTCCTCCCCGTGACTGTGGTGTATGCACTGATTTTTGTGGTTGGGGTCGTTGGTAATCTCCTGGTATGCGTGGTGATTCTGCGGCACCAGACTATGAAGACACCCACCAACTACTACCTCTTCAGCTTGGCTGTGTCAGACCTCTTGGTCTTGCTCCTCGGAATGCCCCTGGAAGTCTATGAGATGTGGCATAACTACCCCTTCCTGTTTGGACCCGTGGGCTGCTACTTCAAGACTGCTCTCTTTGAGACAGTGTGCTTTGCTTCCATCCTCAGTGTCACCACGGTCAGTGTGGAGCGTTATGTGGCTATTCTCCACCCGTTCCGTGCCAAGCTGGAGAGCACACGGCGGCGGGCACTCAGGATTCTGGCCGTGGTCTGGAGCTTCTCTGTCCTCTTCTCTCTACCCAACACCAGCATCCATGGTATCAAGTTCCAGTACTTTCCCAATGGGTCTTTGGTCCCGGGTTCGGCCACCTGTGCAGTCATCAAGCCCTTGTGGATATACAACTTCATCATCCAGGTCACCTCCTTTCTCTTCTACATCCTGCCCATGACTGTCATCAGCATCCTGTACTACCTCATGGGGCTCAGA ctgaaaaaaaatcaatttcttgAGGAAGAAGAAATGACTGCAAATATCCAGAGATCCACCAGAAAGTCAGTTACCAACATGCTGT TTGTATTGGTCTTAGTGTTTGCCATCTGTTGGACTCCATTCCACATTGATCGGCTCTTCTTCAGCTTTGTGGAGGAATGGACTGAATCCCTTGCTGCTGTATTCAATCTCATCCATGTGGTGTCAG GTGTATTCTTCTACTTGAGCTCAGCTGTCAACCCCATTATTTATAACCTCCTGTCTCACCGCTTCCGGGCAGCCTTCAGGAATGTGATCTCTCCTTCATGCAAACACTGCCACTACCAGGATCCCCCACAGGATCCCCCTGCCCAGCGAAACACCTTGTTGACAGAGTGCCACCTTATGGAGCTGATTGAAGATTCAGTTCCCCAGTTCCCTTGTCAATCCTCCTTCTTCAGCGCCCAGctctccacagccttctga
- the NMUR2 gene encoding neuromedin-U receptor 2 isoform X7 has protein sequence MEKHENGSWIQQKGLEDSLRNYLNSTEDYLTFLCGPRRSHLFLPVTVVYALIFVVGVVGNLLVCVVILRHQTMKTPTNYYLFSLAVSDLLVLLLGMPLEVYEMWHNYPFLFGPVGCYFKTALFETVCFASILSVTTVSVERYVAILHPFRAKLESTRRRALRILAVVWSFSVLFSLPNTSIHGIKFQYFPNGSLVPGSATCAVIKPLWIYNFIIQVTSFLFYILPMTVISILYYLMGLRLKKNQFLEEEEMTANIQRSTRKSVTNMLFVLVLVFAICWTPFHIDRLFFSFVEEWTESLAAVFNLIHVVSACLF, from the exons ATGGAAAAACATGAGAACGGTTCATGGATCCAACAGAAAGGGCTGGAAGATTCACTCAGGAACTACCTGAACagcacagaggactacctgacctTCCTCTGTGGACCCCGGCGCAGTCACCTCTTCCTCCCCGTGACTGTGGTGTATGCACTGATTTTTGTGGTTGGGGTCGTTGGTAATCTCCTGGTATGCGTGGTGATTCTGCGGCACCAGACTATGAAGACACCCACCAACTACTACCTCTTCAGCTTGGCTGTGTCAGACCTCTTGGTCTTGCTCCTCGGAATGCCCCTGGAAGTCTATGAGATGTGGCATAACTACCCCTTCCTGTTTGGACCCGTGGGCTGCTACTTCAAGACTGCTCTCTTTGAGACAGTGTGCTTTGCTTCCATCCTCAGTGTCACCACGGTCAGTGTGGAGCGTTATGTGGCTATTCTCCACCCGTTCCGTGCCAAGCTGGAGAGCACACGGCGGCGGGCACTCAGGATTCTGGCCGTGGTCTGGAGCTTCTCTGTCCTCTTCTCTCTACCCAACACCAGCATCCATGGTATCAAGTTCCAGTACTTTCCCAATGGGTCTTTGGTCCCGGGTTCGGCCACCTGTGCAGTCATCAAGCCCTTGTGGATATACAACTTCATCATCCAGGTCACCTCCTTTCTCTTCTACATCCTGCCCATGACTGTCATCAGCATCCTGTACTACCTCATGGGGCTCAGA ctgaaaaaaaatcaatttcttgAGGAAGAAGAAATGACTGCAAATATCCAGAGATCCACCAGAAAGTCAGTTACCAACATGCTGT TTGTATTGGTCTTAGTGTTTGCCATCTGTTGGACTCCATTCCACATTGATCGGCTCTTCTTCAGCTTTGTGGAGGAATGGACTGAATCCCTTGCTGCTGTATTCAATCTCATCCATGTGGTGTCAG CATGTCTCTTTTGA
- the NMUR2 gene encoding neuromedin-U receptor 2 isoform X4 has product MEKHENGSWIQQKGLEDSLRNYLNSTEDYLTFLCGPRRSHLFLPVTVVYALIFVVGVVGNLLVCVVILRHQTMKTPTNYYLFSLAVSDLLVLLLGMPLEVYEMWHNYPFLFGPVGCYFKTALFETVCFASILSVTTVSVERYVAILHPFRAKLESTRRRALRILAVVWSFSVLFSLPNTSIHGIKFQYFPNGSLVPGSATCAVIKPLWIYNFIIQVTSFLFYILPMTVISILYYLMGLRLKKNQFLEEEEMTANIQRSTRKSVTNMLFVLVLVFAICWTPFHIDRLFFSFVEEWTESLAAVFNLIHVVSGFKVKVADFSHPFYLTEELICLNIYIYIYIYIYIYIYMH; this is encoded by the exons ATGGAAAAACATGAGAACGGTTCATGGATCCAACAGAAAGGGCTGGAAGATTCACTCAGGAACTACCTGAACagcacagaggactacctgacctTCCTCTGTGGACCCCGGCGCAGTCACCTCTTCCTCCCCGTGACTGTGGTGTATGCACTGATTTTTGTGGTTGGGGTCGTTGGTAATCTCCTGGTATGCGTGGTGATTCTGCGGCACCAGACTATGAAGACACCCACCAACTACTACCTCTTCAGCTTGGCTGTGTCAGACCTCTTGGTCTTGCTCCTCGGAATGCCCCTGGAAGTCTATGAGATGTGGCATAACTACCCCTTCCTGTTTGGACCCGTGGGCTGCTACTTCAAGACTGCTCTCTTTGAGACAGTGTGCTTTGCTTCCATCCTCAGTGTCACCACGGTCAGTGTGGAGCGTTATGTGGCTATTCTCCACCCGTTCCGTGCCAAGCTGGAGAGCACACGGCGGCGGGCACTCAGGATTCTGGCCGTGGTCTGGAGCTTCTCTGTCCTCTTCTCTCTACCCAACACCAGCATCCATGGTATCAAGTTCCAGTACTTTCCCAATGGGTCTTTGGTCCCGGGTTCGGCCACCTGTGCAGTCATCAAGCCCTTGTGGATATACAACTTCATCATCCAGGTCACCTCCTTTCTCTTCTACATCCTGCCCATGACTGTCATCAGCATCCTGTACTACCTCATGGGGCTCAGA ctgaaaaaaaatcaatttcttgAGGAAGAAGAAATGACTGCAAATATCCAGAGATCCACCAGAAAGTCAGTTACCAACATGCTGT TTGTATTGGTCTTAGTGTTTGCCATCTGTTGGACTCCATTCCACATTGATCGGCTCTTCTTCAGCTTTGTGGAGGAATGGACTGAATCCCTTGCTGCTGTATTCAATCTCATCCATGTGGTGTCAG GATTCAAAGTAAAAGTTGCTGATTTTTCACATCCCTTCTACTTGACTGAAGAACTCAtttgcttaaatatatatatatatatatatatatatatatatatatatatatatatgcattaa
- the NMUR2 gene encoding neuromedin-U receptor 2 isoform X6 encodes MEKHENGSWIQQKGLEDSLRNYLNSTEDYLTFLCGPRRSHLFLPVTVVYALIFVVGVVGNLLVCVVILRHQTMKTPTNYYLFSLAVSDLLVLLLGMPLEVYEMWHNYPFLFGPVGCYFKTALFETVCFASILSVTTVSVERYVAILHPFRAKLESTRRRALRILAVVWSFSVLFSLPNTSIHGIKFQYFPNGSLVPGSATCAVIKPLWIYNFIIQVTSFLFYILPMTVISILYYLMGLRLKKNQFLEEEEMTANIQRSTRKSVTNMLFVLVLVFAICWTPFHIDRLFFSFVEEWTESLAAVFNLIHVVSEVTYFLLGNLSVCS; translated from the exons ATGGAAAAACATGAGAACGGTTCATGGATCCAACAGAAAGGGCTGGAAGATTCACTCAGGAACTACCTGAACagcacagaggactacctgacctTCCTCTGTGGACCCCGGCGCAGTCACCTCTTCCTCCCCGTGACTGTGGTGTATGCACTGATTTTTGTGGTTGGGGTCGTTGGTAATCTCCTGGTATGCGTGGTGATTCTGCGGCACCAGACTATGAAGACACCCACCAACTACTACCTCTTCAGCTTGGCTGTGTCAGACCTCTTGGTCTTGCTCCTCGGAATGCCCCTGGAAGTCTATGAGATGTGGCATAACTACCCCTTCCTGTTTGGACCCGTGGGCTGCTACTTCAAGACTGCTCTCTTTGAGACAGTGTGCTTTGCTTCCATCCTCAGTGTCACCACGGTCAGTGTGGAGCGTTATGTGGCTATTCTCCACCCGTTCCGTGCCAAGCTGGAGAGCACACGGCGGCGGGCACTCAGGATTCTGGCCGTGGTCTGGAGCTTCTCTGTCCTCTTCTCTCTACCCAACACCAGCATCCATGGTATCAAGTTCCAGTACTTTCCCAATGGGTCTTTGGTCCCGGGTTCGGCCACCTGTGCAGTCATCAAGCCCTTGTGGATATACAACTTCATCATCCAGGTCACCTCCTTTCTCTTCTACATCCTGCCCATGACTGTCATCAGCATCCTGTACTACCTCATGGGGCTCAGA ctgaaaaaaaatcaatttcttgAGGAAGAAGAAATGACTGCAAATATCCAGAGATCCACCAGAAAGTCAGTTACCAACATGCTGT TTGTATTGGTCTTAGTGTTTGCCATCTGTTGGACTCCATTCCACATTGATCGGCTCTTCTTCAGCTTTGTGGAGGAATGGACTGAATCCCTTGCTGCTGTATTCAATCTCATCCATGTGGTGTCAG